The Thermus brockianus genome window below encodes:
- the serS gene encoding serine--tRNA ligase — translation MVDLKRLRKEPEVFRKAIREKGIPLDLDALLALDQEVQGLKQRLQDLQTERNRIAKEVPKAPPEAKEALIARGKALGEEAKGLEEALREKEAQLMELLLQVPLPPWPGAPIGEDDSANVEIKRVGSPRAFSFPPLDHVALMEKNGWWEPRISKVSGSRSYALRGDLALYEMALLRFAMDFMAKRGFLPMTLPSYAREMAFVGTGHFPAARDQVWAIAGTDLYLTGTAEVVLNALHSGEILAYEELPKRYAGYAPAFRSEAGSFGKDVRGLLRVHQFHKVEQYVLTEASLEASDQAFQELLQNAEEILRLLELPYRLLEVSTGDMGPGKWRQVDLEVFLPSEGRYRETHSCSALLDWQARRAGLRYRDPEGRVQYGYTLNNTALATPRILAMLLENHQLEDGRVRVPEALVPYVGKEVLEPCG, via the coding sequence ATGGTGGACCTAAAGCGCCTGCGCAAGGAGCCCGAGGTCTTCCGCAAGGCCATCCGGGAAAAGGGTATCCCCTTGGACCTAGACGCCCTCCTGGCCCTGGACCAGGAGGTGCAGGGCCTAAAGCAACGCCTCCAGGACCTGCAGACGGAGCGGAACCGCATCGCCAAGGAGGTGCCCAAGGCCCCCCCGGAGGCCAAGGAGGCCCTCATCGCCCGGGGGAAGGCCTTGGGGGAGGAGGCGAAGGGGCTGGAGGAGGCTTTAAGGGAAAAGGAAGCCCAGCTCATGGAGCTCCTCCTCCAGGTGCCCCTTCCCCCTTGGCCCGGGGCCCCCATAGGGGAGGACGACAGCGCCAACGTGGAGATCAAGCGGGTGGGAAGCCCAAGGGCGTTTTCCTTCCCGCCCCTGGACCACGTGGCCCTCATGGAGAAGAACGGCTGGTGGGAGCCCCGGATCAGCAAGGTATCGGGAAGCCGCTCCTACGCCCTAAGGGGCGACCTCGCCCTCTACGAGATGGCCCTCCTCCGCTTCGCCATGGACTTCATGGCCAAGCGGGGCTTCCTCCCCATGACCCTTCCCTCCTACGCCCGGGAGATGGCCTTCGTGGGCACGGGCCACTTCCCCGCCGCCCGGGACCAGGTCTGGGCCATCGCCGGCACCGACCTCTACCTCACGGGCACGGCGGAGGTGGTCCTAAACGCCCTCCATAGCGGGGAAATCCTGGCCTACGAGGAGTTGCCCAAGCGCTACGCCGGCTACGCCCCCGCCTTCCGCTCGGAGGCGGGGAGCTTTGGCAAGGACGTGCGGGGGCTTCTTCGGGTCCACCAGTTCCACAAGGTGGAGCAGTACGTGCTCACCGAGGCGAGCCTCGAGGCCTCGGACCAAGCCTTCCAGGAGCTCTTGCAAAACGCCGAGGAAATCCTAAGGCTTTTGGAGCTCCCCTACCGCCTCCTAGAGGTCTCCACCGGGGACATGGGCCCGGGGAAGTGGCGGCAGGTGGACCTGGAGGTGTTCCTCCCCTCGGAGGGGCGCTACCGGGAAACCCACTCCTGCTCCGCCCTCCTGGACTGGCAGGCCCGGCGGGCGGGGCTCCGCTACCGGGACCCCGAGGGCCGGGTCCAGTACGGCTACACCCTCAACAACACCGCCCTCGCCACCCCCCGCATCCTGGCCATGCTCCTGGAAAACCACCAGCTGGAGGACGGAAGGGTGCGGGTGCCCGAGGCCCTGGTGCCCTACGTGGGGAAGGAGGTGCTGGAGCCGTGCGGCTAG
- the gatC gene encoding Asp-tRNA(Asn)/Glu-tRNA(Gln) amidotransferase subunit GatC → MELSLDLLRKLEELAKIRLSEEEEPLLLQDLKRILAFVDALPQVEGIEDETPAGRLREDEPAPSLSQAEALALAPEREEGFFRVPPVLE, encoded by the coding sequence ATGGAGCTTTCCCTTGACCTCCTGCGCAAGCTGGAGGAGCTTGCCAAAATCCGCCTTTCCGAAGAGGAAGAGCCCCTCCTCCTCCAGGACCTGAAGCGCATCCTGGCCTTCGTGGACGCCCTCCCCCAGGTGGAAGGGATAGAGGACGAAACCCCCGCGGGCCGCCTGCGGGAGGACGAGCCCGCCCCTTCCCTCTCCCAGGCCGAGGCCCTGGCGCTCGCCCCCGAAAGGGAGGAGGGGTTCTTCCGCGTGCCCCCCGTTTTGGAGTAG